The Gadus macrocephalus chromosome 21, ASM3116895v1 genome has a segment encoding these proteins:
- the LOC132449634 gene encoding nuclear receptor coactivator 7 isoform X1: MLSLFERQTSVMECEIMSNQEQSWLKKRRQLKQSISEKNAHEQNPAHPLPKSPLISCPDTQNGAEPTDRAEKAGEPQSRKAAKPPSDSADSLKAVAQTKREKRRPPGTVEFTVGLDDTLNSIALRFNVTPNELVQLNKLFARSVYTGQKLFVPDLSQSETAPQPAENGTQEGVSDSRPAKPIQRHASPPSEDEGPTTVKFIKMSCKYFTDGMGVVGGVLIVTPNNIMFDPHKSDPLVIEHGCEEYGLICPMAEVVSVALYDDVSRMKLKDAPPSELPQDLCPVYRPGEWEQLPSVQDLNPFSRYQALETKGPIFLDNISSNYSECARELVDKTPSDEGFTELEPTLNGSGDDPDPMAPAPPYGGQQAPAGPPALDPEEEPTACSACRTEEEEDEGVAPNSSVEDGESLQSSAETEKRRVASREAIDAKDGNAATSPGSQGFVSCDTKGRQDPVLSRSDSGSGVEADGKGGREGLASQEKPQGEASGLSEEERRKKTYKAEMKSWLLKRMQAPIQDMLQSSEEKSKKPPMFLCFKLGKPMRKSFAVAMNSSPAHSYGGRGKQPEYWFAVPQERVDHLYGFFVQWSPDVYGKEAREQGFVVVDEMDMVDNFFSDPASCSWEIITVDEAKRRQSFSSFEADLSLDALPLLGESSALLQDTHVEKLASRLPARVQGYLWRLAYSSQNHGTSLKTLYRNLLELDGPVLLVLKDMDNQIFGAFSSHPFRVSEHYYGTGETFLYSFCPEIKVYRWTGDNSYFVKGNIDSLQFGGGGGQLGLWLDAELYRGTTSGCATFDNQALSAQRDFNIHSVEVWTFE; this comes from the exons ATGCTGTCTCTATTTGAGAGGCAAACTAGTGTTATGGAGTGTGAGATTATGAGTAATCAAGAACAATCCTG GCTGAAGAAGCGGCGGCAGCTCAAGCAGAGCATATCAGAGAAGAACGCCCATGAGCAGAACCCTGCGCACCCGCTGCCCAAGTCGCCGTTGATTTCCTGTCCAGACACACAGAACGGCGCCGAGCCGACGGACAGGGCCGAGAAAGCCGGCGAACCGCAGTCGAGGAAGGCGGCGAAGCCTCCCTCGGACTCAG CAGACAGTTTAAAAGCCGTCGCCCagacaaagagggagaagagaCGACCCCCTGGGACTGTGGAGTTTACC GTGGGGCTGGACGACACCCTCAACAGCATCGCCCTGCGCTTCAACGTCACCCCCAACGAGCTGGTGCAGCTCAACAAGCTGTTCGCCCGCAGCGTCTACACCGGGCAG AAGCTATTCGTCCCGGATTTGAGCCAATCGGAGACGGCGCCCCAGCCCGCTGAGAATGGCACGCAG GAGGGCGTCTCCGACAGCAGGCCAGCGAAGCCCATCCAGCGCCACGCGTCCCCCCCCTCGGAGGACGAGGGCCCCACCACGGTGAAGTTCATCAAGATGAGCTGCAAATACTTCACCGACGGCATG ggcGTGGTGGGCGGGGTGCTGATCGTCACGCCCAACAACATCATGTTCGACCCCCACAAGTCGGACCCGCTGGTGATCGAGCACGGCTGCGAGGAGTACGGCCTCATCTGCCCCATGGCGGAGGTGGTGTCGGTGGCGCTGTACGACGACGTGTCGCGCATGAAGCTCAAGGACGCCCCACCCTC CGAGCTACCCCAGGATCTGTGTCCTGTCTACAGGCCCGGCGAGTGGGAGCAGCTGCCCTCGGTGCAGGACCTCAACCCCTTCAGCCGCTACCAGGCGCTGGAGACCAAGGGGCCAATATTCCTGGACAACATCAGCTCCAACTACTCAGAATGTG CGAGGGAGCTGGTGGACAAGACCCCATCGGACGAGGGCTTCACAGAGCTGGAGCCCACCCTGAACGGGAGTGGAGACGACCCGGACCCAATGGCCCCCGCACCCCCATACGGGGGTCAGCAGGCGCCCGCGGGACCCCCGGCCCTCGACCCAGAGGAAGAGCCCACGGCGTGCTCCGCGTGTCgaacggaggaagaggaggacgagggcgTGGCCCCGAACAGCTCGGTGGAAGACGGCGAATCCCTGCAGTCGTCCGCCGAGACGGAGAAACGGAGGGTTGCGAGCAGGGAGGCGATCGACGCCAAAGACGGGAACGCTGCCACGTCTCCCGGGAGCCAGGGGTTTGTGAGCTGTGACACGAAGGGACGGCAGGACCCGGTGCTGAGTCGGTCGGACTCGGGTTCGGGCGTGGAGGCTGATGGGAAGGGCGGCCGCGAGGGTCTGGCCTCACAGGAGAAACCCCAAGGAGAGGCCAGTGGactgagcgaggaggagaggcgcAAGAAGACCTACAAGGCGGAGATGaagtcctggctgctgaagagGATGCAGGCTCCGATACAGG ACATGCTCCAGTCCTCGGAGGAGAAGAGCAAGAAGCCGCCCATGTTCCTGTGCTTCAAGTTGGGCAAGCCCATGAGGAAGTCGTTCGCCGTGGCCATGAActccagccccgcccactcGTACGGCGGCCGGGGAAAGCAGCCAGAGTACTGGTTTGCTGTGCCTCAGGAGAG GGTGGACCACCTGTACGGCTTCTTCGTCCAGTGGTCCCCCGACGTGTACGGGAAGGAGGCCCGCGAGCAGGGCTTCGTGGTGGTGGACGAGATGGACATGGTCGACAACTTCTTCAGCGACCCCGCCTCCTGCAGCTGGGAG ATCATCACCGTCGACGAGGCCAAGCGCCGGCAGAGCTTCAGCAGCTTCGAGGCGGACCTGTCGCTGGACGCGCTGCCGCTGCTGGGAGAGAGCAGCGCCCTGCTGCAGGACACGCACGTGGAGAAG CTGGCCAGTCGCCTGCCGGCCCGGGTGCAGGGTTACCTCTGGAGGCTGGCTTACAGCTCCCAGAACCACGGCACCAGCCTGAAGACGCTCTACAGAAACCTGCTGGAGCTGGACGGCCCGGTCCTGCTTGTACTGAAGGACATGGACAAccag ATCTTTGGGGCCTTCTCCAGTCATCCCTTCAGAGTGAGCGAACACTACTATGGCACTGGAGAGACGTTCCTCTATAGCTTCTGCCCTGAGATCAAg GTGTACCGCTGGACGGGGGACAACTCTTACTTTGTGAAAGGCAATATTGACTCTCTGCAGTTtggtggtggagg gGGTCAGTTGGGGCTGTGGCTGGATGCAGAGCTGTATCGGGGCACCACCAGCGGCTGCGCCACCTTCGACAACCAGGCCCTCTCCGCCCAGCGGGACTTCAACATACACAGCGTGGAGGTCTGGACCTTCGAGTAA
- the LOC132449634 gene encoding nuclear receptor coactivator 7 isoform X2, producing the protein MLSLFERQTSVMECEIMSNQEQSWLKKRRQLKQSISEKNAHEQNPAHPLPKSPLISCPDTQNGAEPTDRAEKAGEPQSRKAAKPPSDSDSLKAVAQTKREKRRPPGTVEFTVGLDDTLNSIALRFNVTPNELVQLNKLFARSVYTGQKLFVPDLSQSETAPQPAENGTQEGVSDSRPAKPIQRHASPPSEDEGPTTVKFIKMSCKYFTDGMGVVGGVLIVTPNNIMFDPHKSDPLVIEHGCEEYGLICPMAEVVSVALYDDVSRMKLKDAPPSELPQDLCPVYRPGEWEQLPSVQDLNPFSRYQALETKGPIFLDNISSNYSECARELVDKTPSDEGFTELEPTLNGSGDDPDPMAPAPPYGGQQAPAGPPALDPEEEPTACSACRTEEEEDEGVAPNSSVEDGESLQSSAETEKRRVASREAIDAKDGNAATSPGSQGFVSCDTKGRQDPVLSRSDSGSGVEADGKGGREGLASQEKPQGEASGLSEEERRKKTYKAEMKSWLLKRMQAPIQDMLQSSEEKSKKPPMFLCFKLGKPMRKSFAVAMNSSPAHSYGGRGKQPEYWFAVPQERVDHLYGFFVQWSPDVYGKEAREQGFVVVDEMDMVDNFFSDPASCSWEIITVDEAKRRQSFSSFEADLSLDALPLLGESSALLQDTHVEKLASRLPARVQGYLWRLAYSSQNHGTSLKTLYRNLLELDGPVLLVLKDMDNQIFGAFSSHPFRVSEHYYGTGETFLYSFCPEIKVYRWTGDNSYFVKGNIDSLQFGGGGGQLGLWLDAELYRGTTSGCATFDNQALSAQRDFNIHSVEVWTFE; encoded by the exons ATGCTGTCTCTATTTGAGAGGCAAACTAGTGTTATGGAGTGTGAGATTATGAGTAATCAAGAACAATCCTG GCTGAAGAAGCGGCGGCAGCTCAAGCAGAGCATATCAGAGAAGAACGCCCATGAGCAGAACCCTGCGCACCCGCTGCCCAAGTCGCCGTTGATTTCCTGTCCAGACACACAGAACGGCGCCGAGCCGACGGACAGGGCCGAGAAAGCCGGCGAACCGCAGTCGAGGAAGGCGGCGAAGCCTCCCTCGGACTCAG ACAGTTTAAAAGCCGTCGCCCagacaaagagggagaagagaCGACCCCCTGGGACTGTGGAGTTTACC GTGGGGCTGGACGACACCCTCAACAGCATCGCCCTGCGCTTCAACGTCACCCCCAACGAGCTGGTGCAGCTCAACAAGCTGTTCGCCCGCAGCGTCTACACCGGGCAG AAGCTATTCGTCCCGGATTTGAGCCAATCGGAGACGGCGCCCCAGCCCGCTGAGAATGGCACGCAG GAGGGCGTCTCCGACAGCAGGCCAGCGAAGCCCATCCAGCGCCACGCGTCCCCCCCCTCGGAGGACGAGGGCCCCACCACGGTGAAGTTCATCAAGATGAGCTGCAAATACTTCACCGACGGCATG ggcGTGGTGGGCGGGGTGCTGATCGTCACGCCCAACAACATCATGTTCGACCCCCACAAGTCGGACCCGCTGGTGATCGAGCACGGCTGCGAGGAGTACGGCCTCATCTGCCCCATGGCGGAGGTGGTGTCGGTGGCGCTGTACGACGACGTGTCGCGCATGAAGCTCAAGGACGCCCCACCCTC CGAGCTACCCCAGGATCTGTGTCCTGTCTACAGGCCCGGCGAGTGGGAGCAGCTGCCCTCGGTGCAGGACCTCAACCCCTTCAGCCGCTACCAGGCGCTGGAGACCAAGGGGCCAATATTCCTGGACAACATCAGCTCCAACTACTCAGAATGTG CGAGGGAGCTGGTGGACAAGACCCCATCGGACGAGGGCTTCACAGAGCTGGAGCCCACCCTGAACGGGAGTGGAGACGACCCGGACCCAATGGCCCCCGCACCCCCATACGGGGGTCAGCAGGCGCCCGCGGGACCCCCGGCCCTCGACCCAGAGGAAGAGCCCACGGCGTGCTCCGCGTGTCgaacggaggaagaggaggacgagggcgTGGCCCCGAACAGCTCGGTGGAAGACGGCGAATCCCTGCAGTCGTCCGCCGAGACGGAGAAACGGAGGGTTGCGAGCAGGGAGGCGATCGACGCCAAAGACGGGAACGCTGCCACGTCTCCCGGGAGCCAGGGGTTTGTGAGCTGTGACACGAAGGGACGGCAGGACCCGGTGCTGAGTCGGTCGGACTCGGGTTCGGGCGTGGAGGCTGATGGGAAGGGCGGCCGCGAGGGTCTGGCCTCACAGGAGAAACCCCAAGGAGAGGCCAGTGGactgagcgaggaggagaggcgcAAGAAGACCTACAAGGCGGAGATGaagtcctggctgctgaagagGATGCAGGCTCCGATACAGG ACATGCTCCAGTCCTCGGAGGAGAAGAGCAAGAAGCCGCCCATGTTCCTGTGCTTCAAGTTGGGCAAGCCCATGAGGAAGTCGTTCGCCGTGGCCATGAActccagccccgcccactcGTACGGCGGCCGGGGAAAGCAGCCAGAGTACTGGTTTGCTGTGCCTCAGGAGAG GGTGGACCACCTGTACGGCTTCTTCGTCCAGTGGTCCCCCGACGTGTACGGGAAGGAGGCCCGCGAGCAGGGCTTCGTGGTGGTGGACGAGATGGACATGGTCGACAACTTCTTCAGCGACCCCGCCTCCTGCAGCTGGGAG ATCATCACCGTCGACGAGGCCAAGCGCCGGCAGAGCTTCAGCAGCTTCGAGGCGGACCTGTCGCTGGACGCGCTGCCGCTGCTGGGAGAGAGCAGCGCCCTGCTGCAGGACACGCACGTGGAGAAG CTGGCCAGTCGCCTGCCGGCCCGGGTGCAGGGTTACCTCTGGAGGCTGGCTTACAGCTCCCAGAACCACGGCACCAGCCTGAAGACGCTCTACAGAAACCTGCTGGAGCTGGACGGCCCGGTCCTGCTTGTACTGAAGGACATGGACAAccag ATCTTTGGGGCCTTCTCCAGTCATCCCTTCAGAGTGAGCGAACACTACTATGGCACTGGAGAGACGTTCCTCTATAGCTTCTGCCCTGAGATCAAg GTGTACCGCTGGACGGGGGACAACTCTTACTTTGTGAAAGGCAATATTGACTCTCTGCAGTTtggtggtggagg gGGTCAGTTGGGGCTGTGGCTGGATGCAGAGCTGTATCGGGGCACCACCAGCGGCTGCGCCACCTTCGACAACCAGGCCCTCTCCGCCCAGCGGGACTTCAACATACACAGCGTGGAGGTCTGGACCTTCGAGTAA